A genome region from Nicotiana tabacum cultivar K326 chromosome 13, ASM71507v2, whole genome shotgun sequence includes the following:
- the LOC107759343 gene encoding nifU-like protein 3, chloroplastic produces the protein MFAISTQTQGLKPMVSSSERFSPASTSFPKGSPFSSKQSSFQRGQFHVRRFLGLNQTGKRRNNAGIVVSPSCVLPLTEENVEKVLDEVRPGLMADGGNVVLHEIDGLVVILKLQGACGSCPSSTMTLKMGIETRLRDKIPEIMEVEQIQDSETGLELNEENIEKLLGEIRPYLVGAGGGELELVQINDYIVKVRLSGPAASVMTVRVALTQKLRDAIPAIAAVQLIE, from the exons ATGTTTGCAATTTCAACCCAAACGCAAGGTCTCAAACCGATGGTGTCATCATCAGAACGATTCTCTCCTGCCTCGACTTCCTTTCCAAAG GGCAGTCCATTCTCGTCAAAGCAAAGTTCTTTTCAAAGAGGTCAATTTCATGTTAGACGATTCCTTGGGCTTAATCAAACTGGTAAAAGAAGAAATAATGCAG GTATTGTAGTGTCACCAAGTTGTGTCCTTCCACTAACCGAAGAAAATGTTGAGAAGGTTCTAGATGAAGTCAGGCCAGGCCTAATGGCAGATGGAGGGAATGTTGTACTACATGAGATCGATGGCCTAGTTGTAATTCTTAAGCTTCAGGGAGCATGTGGATCTTGTCCAAGTTCAACAATGACACTTAAAATGGGAATTGAAACTCGCCTTCGGGATAAAATCCCTGAAATAATGGAAGTAGAGCAGATTCAGGACTCCGAGACTGGCCTTGAGTTAAATGAGGAAAATATTGAGAAG CTTCTTGGAGAGATTAGACCATATCTGGTAGGAGCAGGAGGTGGAGAACTTGAGCTTGTTCAGATTAATGACTACATTGTTAAGGTTCGACTGAGTGGACCGGCAGCTTCCGTGATGACAGTTCGTGTAGCTCTTACTCAAAAATTAAGAGATGCAATACCAGCTATTGCTGCAGTTCAATTGATAGAATGA